One window from the genome of Diospyros lotus cultivar Yz01 chromosome 11, ASM1463336v1, whole genome shotgun sequence encodes:
- the LOC127813332 gene encoding FT-interacting protein 3 — protein sequence MAMSKLKLGVDVVSAHDLVPKDGQGSSSAFVEVHFDGQRFRTTIKEKDLSPVWNESFYFNISDPSTLPHLTLDAYIYSSIQATHSRSFLGKVSINGTSFVPYSDAVILHYPLEKRGIFSRVRGELGLKVYITDDPSIKSSSPLPAAEDAQAHNQPVPSPVPSAFSNIKKDRSRHTFHHLPNSGHHHHQHQPPLAPAVAGPHHETKYGVDEMRAEAQPPKLVRMYSTSSTQPVEFALKETSPFLGGGRVVGGRVLRTDKAASSTYDLVEQMHFLFVRVVKARDLPAMDVTGSLDPFVEVRIGNYKGITKHIEKQQNPMWNVVFAFSKERMQASLLEVVVKDKDLVKDDFVGLVRFDLNEVPMRVPPDSPLAPEWYRLEDKKGEKINKGELMLAVWVGTQADEAFPDAWHSDAADSLAAASTFIRSKVYHAPRLWYVRVNVVEAQDLVPTEKSRFPEVYVKAQIGSNQAMRTKVVQARTFNPVWNEDLLFVAAEPFEDHLVLTVEDRVGPGKDEIIGRVIIPLSIVERRADDRIIHSRWFNLEKPVAVDMDQLKKDKFASKLHLRVCLDGGYHVLDESTHYSSDLRPTAKQLWKPSIGVLELGILKAVGLHPMKTRDGRGTSDTYCVAKYGHKWVRTRTIVDNLSPKYNEQDTWEVFDPATVLTVGVFDNSSSSNGGSSSKDLKIGKVRIRISTLETGRVYTHAYPLLVLHPPNGVKKMGELHLAIRFSCTSFANMLYVYSRPLLPKMHYVRPFSVVQLDMLRHHAVTIVAARLARAEPPLGKEVVEYMSDVDSHLWSMRKSKANFFRLMSVLSGLFAVGQWFAGICMWRNPVTTVLVHVLYIMLVCFPELILPTSLLYMFLIGLWNFRYRPRCPPHMNTKISQAEAVHPDELDEEFDSFPTCRSPELVRLRYDRLRSVAGRIQTVVGDIATQGERCQSLLSWRDPRATAIFLTFCLVAAILLYVTPFQVVAALAGIYIMRHPRFRRRLPSAPINFFRRLPARPDSML from the coding sequence ATGGCGATGAGCAAGTTGAAGCTGGGGGTGGATGTGGTCAGCGCACACGACCTTGTGCCGAAAGACGGCCAGGGCTCATCCAGCGCATTTGTGGAGGTTCACTTCGATGGTCAGAGGTTTCGTACCACGATCAAAGAGAAGGATCTAAGCCCTGTTTGGAATGAGAGCTTCTACTTCAACATCTCCGACCCATCCACCCTCCCCCATCTCACACTTGATGCTTATATCTACAGTAGCATCCAAGCCACCCACTCGAGGTCCTTCCTTGGCAAGGTTTCCATCAATGGCACATCGTTTGTTCCATACTCGGATGCTGTTATCTTGCACTATCCACTGGAGAAGCGCGGGATCTTCTCGCGTGTCAGAGGAGAGCTTGGCCTTAAGGTCTATATTACAGATGATCCATCCATTAAGTCCTCTAGCCCTCTCCCTGCAGCCGAGGATGCTCAAGCACATAACCAACCAGTTCCAAGTCCTGTGCCAAGTGCTTTCTCGAATATCAAAAAAGATCGGTCGAGGCATACCTTCCATCATCTTCCTAATTCTGgtcaccaccaccaccagcaCCAGCCGCCTCTTGCTCCTGCCGTTGCAGGACCCCATCATGAGACCAAGTACGGGGTTGATGAGATGAGAGCTGAAGCGCAGCCTCCAAAACTCGTCAGAATGTACTCTACTTCGTCGACTCAACCAGTTGAGTTTGCACTTAAAGAGACGAGCCCATTCCTTGGAGGAGGTCGCGTTGTTGGGGGCCGTGTACTTCGAACAGACAAGGCTGCATCATCGACTTACGACCTGGTTGAGCAGATGCACTTCCTCTTTGTAAGGGTTGTCAAGGCGCGGGATCTTCCTGCCATGGATGTCACTGGAAGTCTCGACCCATTCGTCGAGGTGAGAATCGGGAACTACAAAGGGATTACAAAGCACATTGAGAAGCAGCAAAATCCGATGTGGAATGTGGTCTTTGCCTTCTCGAAAGAACGGATGCAAGCATCTCTGCTGGAAGTTGTGGTTAAGGACAAGGATCTGGTTAAGGATGACTTTGTTGGGCTTGTAAGGTTTGATCTCAATGAGGTGCCTATGCGGGTGCCACCAGATAGCCCGCTGGCTCCAGAGTGGTACCGACTCGAGGATAAGAAGGGAGAAAAGATCAACAAGGGTGAGCTGATGCTGGCTGTTTGGGTAGGCACTCAGGCAGATGAGGCCTTTCCTGATGCATGGCATTCTGATGCAGCTGACAGCTTGGCGGCTGCCAGTACATTCATACGTTCCAAGGTTTACCATGCTCCGCGATTGTGGTATGTTCGTGTTAATGTTGTGGAGGCACAGGACTTGGTACCCACAGAGAAAAGCCGCTTCCCTGAGGTGTATGTGAAGGCGCAGATAGGCAGCAACCAGGCCATGAGAACGAAAGTTGTTCAAGCCCGGACGTTCAATCCAGTCTGGAACGAGGATCTCTTGTTTGTTGCCGCTGAACCCTTTGAAGATCACCTTGTGCTTACAGTTGAGGACCGCGTGGGTCCTGGGAAAGATGAGATCATTGGCAGGGTCATCATACCCTTGAGCATTGTGGAGAGGCGTGCTGATGACCGGATCATCCATTCCCGTTGGTTTAACCTGGAAAAGCCGGTTGCTGTGGATATGGATCAGCTGAAGAAAGACAAGTTCGCGAGCAAGCTTCACCTCAGGGTCTGTCTAGATGGGGGCTACCATGTGCTCGACGAGTCGACCCACTACAGTAGCGATCTCAGGCCCACTGCAAAACAGCTCTGGAAACCGTCGATTGGGGTCTTAGAGCTTGGCATCTTGAAAGCTGTCGGGCTACACCCTATGAAGACAAGGGACGGGCGGGGAACCTCAGACACTTACTGTGTAGCAAAGTACGGCCACAAATGGGTCCGGACGCGCACCATTGTGGACAATCTCTCTCCCAAATACAACGAGCAGGACACTTGGGAGGTTTTTGATCCGGCAACAGTTCTCACTGTTGGTGTCTTCGACAATAGCAGCAGCTCAAACGGTGGCAGCAGCAGCAAGGACTTGAAGATTGGCAAAGTTCGTATTCGCATATCAACGCTTGAAACAGGGCGCGTTTACACGCACGCTTACCCTCTGCTGGTTCTTCACCCGCCAAATGGTGTCAAGAAGATGGGGGAGCTGCACTTGGCAATTCGATTCTCCTGCACATCCTTTGCAAACATGCTCTACGTATACTCGCGCCCCCTGTTACCCAAAATGCATTACGTGAGGCCTTTCAGTGTGGTGCAGCTGGACATGCTCCGGCACCATGCCGTCACCATAGTGGCTGCTCGGCTAGCTCGAGCAGAGCCACCGCTTGGCAAGGAGGTGGTGGAGTACATGTCTGACGTCGACTCTCACCTCTGGAGCATGCGAAAGAGCAAAGCCAATTTCTTCAGGCTAATGTCGGTCTTGTCTGGGCTGTTTGCTGTTGGGCAATGGTTTGCGGGCATTTGCATGTGGAGAAACCCTGTCACAACAGTCCTTGTTCATGTACTCTACATCATGCTCGTTTGCTTCCCTGAACTGATTCTTCCCACATCCTTGCTTTACATGTTTCTTATTGGGCTATGGAACTTCCGGTACCGGCCGAGGTGCCCTCCCCACATGAACACTAAGATCTCACAAGCAGAGGCTGTACACCCCGACGAGCTGGACGAAGAGTTTGATTCATTTCCAACCTGTCGCAGCCCTGAGCTGGTGAGATTGAGATATGATCGACTCCGAAGTGTGGCTGGCAGGATTCAGACAGTTGTTGGTGATATTGCTACTCAGGGTGAGCGATGCCAGTCGCTGTTAAGCTGGCGAGATCCACGCGCCACCGCCATCTTCCTCACCTTCTGCCTTGTCGCTGCCATACTCTTGTATGTCACTCCTTTCCAGGTGGTGGCGGCTTTGGCAGGGATTTACATCATGAGGCATCCCAGGTTTCGCCGTCGCCTCCCCTCCGCGCCCATCAACTTCTTCCGCCGGCTGCCTGCCAGGCCCGACAGTATGCTGTAA
- the LOC127813195 gene encoding xyloglucan-specific galacturonosyltransferase 1-like: MAVSVSKKKSRLPRRSEPREVVFLHSILVKLLHRLPSLLLLLILLFLWSSSATIISSNIVHLCVSSRKVGNLYCLSAGTQPNLEIPIPPVKNTSADPQITSTARIKQVVEDPVLEQPVDHLVEKGVSKDTDEGGLADAVKIVEEQLKLHRSWASNSNQAPATTTCTGGRGIYVYELPPKFNKDLMSQCSDMIPWSDLCKFLSNQALGEPIPELGKGWYQTHQYSLEPIFHSRVLKHPCRVYNEDEAKLFYVPYYGGLDILRWHFKNVSDEVKDGLGLDLVKWLESQRPWTRNSGKDHVLVLGKISWDFRRVSASSWGSRLLELQQMQNPIKLLIERNPWHVNEIGIPHPTHFHPRSDADLLAWQLRVARSSRRSLVSFAGAARPGSPDSIRSVLINQCTDSEHCMFLNCSRGGCDQPGSVIELFMESEFCLQPPGDSPTRKSVFDSLVAGCIPVLFDPFTAYYQYAWHLPEDHGKYSVFVGQDEVKEMKVNVVDRLMKISALEREAMRRFIAYELLPGLVYGDSNSELENFQDAFSIAMNNLLERVSRL; this comes from the coding sequence ATGGCTGTTTCTGTGTCCAAGAAGAAATCTAGGCTACCCAGAAGATCAGAACCCAGAGAAGTGGTCTTTTTGCACTCGATCCTGGTCAAGTTGCTGCACCGACTGCCGTCCTTGCTGCTTCTGCTGATCCTGCTCTTCCTCTGGTCCTCCTCCGCCACCATCATTTCCAGCAACATAGTTCATCTCTGCGTGTCCTCTCGCAAGGTTGGCAACCTCTACTGCCTCTCGGCAGGCACCCAACCCAACCTCGAAATCCCAATTCCTCCCGTCAAAAACACTTCTGCCGATCCCCAGATAACCAGTACCGCTCGTATCAAGCAGGTTGTCGAAGATCCTGTGCTCGAACAACCTGTCGATCATTTGGTCGAAAAAGGCGTTTCCAAAGACACGGATGAAGGGGGGCTGGCCGATGCTGTTAAGATCGTGGAAGAACAGCTGAAATTACACCGGTCCTGGGCATCGAATTCCAACCAGGCTCCGGCTACTACCACCTGCACCGGCGGGCGAGGAATATACGTGTATGAACTGCCGCCAAAGTTCAACAAAGATTTGATGAGCCAATGCAGTGACATGATTCCATGGTCTGATTTGTGCAAATTTCTGAGCAATCAGGCACTGGGGGAGCCGATCCCCGAGCTGGGCAAAGGATGGTATCAGACTCATCAGTACTCTCTGGAGCCAATCTTCCACTCAAGGGTTCTGAAGCATCCATGTAGAGTGTACAATGAAGATGAAGCCAAGCTCTTCTACGTGCCTTATTATGGAGGATTAGACATCCTGAGATGGCATTTCAAGAATGTTTCTGATGAAGTTAAGGATGGTTTGGGATTAGACCTTGTCAAGTGGCTGGAATCACAGAGGCCATGGACTAGGAATTCTGGAAAAGACCATGTTCTTGTTCTGGGAAAAATTTCCTGGGATTTCAGGAGAGTTTCCGCTTCTTCTTGGGGCTCTAGATTGCTAGAGCTCCAGCAAATGCAGAACCCAATCAAGCTCTTGATTGAGAGAAATCCATGGCATGTCAATGAGATTGGAATTCCTCATCCAACTCATTTCCACCCCCGCTCCGACGCCGATCTCCTTGCCTGGCAGCTGAGGGTCGCCCGGTCCAGCCGGCGAAGCCTCGTCAGCTTTGCCGGGGCGGCCCGGCCGGGCTCCCCTGACAGCATAAGGTCAGTGCTCATTAACCAGTGCACTGACAGTGAACACTGCATGTTCCTGAATTGCAGCCGGGGCGGGTGCGATCAACCCGGCTCGGTGATTGAGCTGTTCATGGAATCCGAATTCTGCCTGCAGCCTCCCGGCGACAGCCCGACGAGGAAGTCGGTGTTCGACTCCCTGGTCGCCGGCTGCATCCCTGTGCTGTTCGATCCGTTTACGGCTTACTATCAGTATGCATGGCACTTGCCGGAAGATCATGGAAAATATTCAGTGTTTGTGGGTCAAGACGAGGTGAAGGAGATGAAGGTGAACGTTGTGGACAGGCTGATGAAGATTTCGGCTTTGGAGAGGGAGGCTATGAGGAGATTCATAGCGTATGAACTGTTGCCTGGTTTGGTTTATGGAGACTCTAATTCGGAGCTTGAGAACTTTCAGGATGCGTTCTCCATAGCCATGAACAATCTACTTGAGAGGGTTAGCAGATTGTAA
- the LOC127813045 gene encoding glutathione S-transferase T1-like yields the protein MELKVYADRMSQPARAVLIFCKMNGIEFEEIKVDFIKRETVSPQFKAINPVGQVPVMVHGGFKLFESNAILKYLAHAFPGVADHWYPTDLFKRARIDSVLDWYHLNLRNGIVPLVQSTALARPLGREPNPQVAAQAESILPAAFEMFETFWLEGDAPFLLGNTQPSIADLNLVCEIMQLELLDDEVRDRILGPHKRVKKWMEDTKDATMPYFEEMHALLFETKASCKSSSSPSLACRKPPAGPLWPEIRHTEA from the exons atggagCTGAAAGTATACGCGGATCGGATGTCTCAGCCAGCTCGAGCCGTTCTCATCTTCTGCAA GATGAACGGGATCGAATTCGAGGAGATCAAAGTGGACTTCATCAAACGCGAAACCGTGTCCCCTCAATTTAAAG CCATAAACCCTGTGGGGCAAGTGCCGGTAATGGTGCACGGAGGCTTTAAGTTGTTTGAAAG TAATGCAATTCTGAAATATCTTGCACATGCATTTCCTGGAGTTGCAGATCATTG GTATCCAACTGATCTATTCAAAAGAGCTAGGATCGACTCAGTGTTGGATTGGTATCACTTGAATTTGCGCAATGGCATAG TTCCACTTGTTCAAAGTACTGCTCTTGCACGTCCACTTGGTCGTGAACCAAATCCACAGGTTGCTGCTCAAGCTGAGAGCATTTTGCCTGCTGCTTTTGAAATGTTTGAGACATTTTGGCTTGAGGGAGATGCGCCGTTTTTGCTAGGCAACACCCAACCATCTATAGCAGATCTCAACCTAGTCTGTGAAATTATGCAACTAGAG CTTCTGGATGATGAGGTCCGAGATCGAATTCTAGGACCACACAAGAGAGTCAAGAAGTGGATGGAAGATACAAAGGATGCAACAATGCCTTATTTTGAGGAGATGCATGCCCTCCTCTTTGAAACCAAAGCAAGCTGCAAAAGCAGTAGTTCTCCTAGTCTGGCATGTAGAAAACCACCAGCAGGACCGCTTTGGCCAGAAATAAGACATACTGAGGCATAA